The Oryzihumus leptocrescens sequence ACCCCCTCGCCGTGCAGCCGCTCGAGGTGGTCGTTGACGTCCGGCTCCAGCCACGGCTGGCTCGGCGGCCCGGAGCGCGAGCAGTAGACCAGGTCCCACTCCAGCGACCGGCTCAGGGTGGCGTTGACCTCGGCGGTGACCGCCGCGGACAGGTCGAGGTGCTGGCGGCGGTACAGGTTGCCCTCACCATCACCCGGGCCGGAGGTGTCGTCCATGGCCTCGGGCACCGAGTGGGTGACGAAGACCAGGCGCACCTGCTCGTCGGGCAGGCCCAGTCCGCGTGCCGCCTCGGTGACCAGGCGCGTGTTGGCGCGGCTGAAGCCCGGGTGGTTCCAGTACGGCCGCACCTTGTCCACCGCGAGGGCGACGCCCTCCTCGGCGAGCGTGCCGACCGCGGCGGCGAGGTCCTCGCGGTACTGCCGGCAGGACGAGTAGGAGGAGTAGGCGCTGGTGACCACGGTGACCACGCGGCGTACTCCGTCCTCGTGGGCCTGACGCAGGGTGTCGGTGACGAAGGGCTCGGAGTTGCGGTTGCCCCACAGCAGCGGCGTCGCGATGCCACGGCGGCCGAGCTCGGTGCGCAGCTCCTTGAGCAGCGCGCGGTTCTGGTCGTTGATGGGGCTGCGCCCACCGAAGTGCAGGTAGTGCTCCGCGACCGCCTCGAGCCGCTCGTCGGGGATGCCGCGGCCGGCCGTGACACGGCGCAGGAACGGCATCACCTCCTCGGGGGCCTCGGGGCCGCCGAAGGACAGCAGGAGGATGGCGTCGTAGGGCGCGAGCTCGTCGGTCGCGTCGGTGGAGCCTGGCGTGGCGTCAGGGGTGCTCATGCGGAGTCTCCGGTTCGCAGGGGGGTGGGGGCGTTGAGGTCGAGGACGACCGCGGTCATCCGGACGACGAAGACCAGGGCCACGGCCGACCACACCACCGTCTCGGTGAGGTGGTGCATCCGGTAGGCGAGCACGA is a genomic window containing:
- a CDS encoding ferrochelatase; the protein is MSTPDATPGSTDATDELAPYDAILLLSFGGPEAPEEVMPFLRRVTAGRGIPDERLEAVAEHYLHFGGRSPINDQNRALLKELRTELGRRGIATPLLWGNRNSEPFVTDTLRQAHEDGVRRVVTVVTSAYSSYSSCRQYREDLAAAVGTLAEEGVALAVDKVRPYWNHPGFSRANTRLVTEAARGLGLPDEQVRLVFVTHSVPEAMDDTSGPGDGEGNLYRRQHLDLSAAVTAEVNATLSRSLEWDLVYCSRSGPPSQPWLEPDVNDHLERLHGEGVRAVVLAPIGFVSDHMEVVFDLDTEAAETAERLGLRLVRVPTVGTDAEFVSGLVDLVLERAALARDEAVVQPTWPGSDTRPVVCRPGCCPNLRVAKPALCGSD